The Synechococcus sp. BL107 nucleotide sequence TGGCTCCTATGCCAATGATGTGGCCCAGACTAGTGGTGCCAAGAAGAGCTGCATGGCTCATGCCACCAAAGAAGGCTGCGTTGGGAAGTTGAGCACCAACGTTGGGGTGCTTAATGGTGGCTTTACCGATGCCAATGGCAATCACGTTGCACACGATCATCACCAGAGCAACTTTGGGGGACCAGGTGAGGGTGGCAGGGGTGATCGCGAAGAGGTGGGTCAGTAACATTCGGGCCAAATTTCGATGACCCATCATCTGAGCAGAACGACTCCAGAATCACGAGTCTTAAGAGTTGTTCACCCTTTTTTTGTGGTCTAGGACAAGTCCAAGCACCAAAACGGTGTTGGCCAGAGTGAGAAAAGCCTCAGCTCCGCCGTGCAACACATCAATGTCCACAAGCTCTGCATCACAACAACGCAGCGCCACAATGGCCGCCACGATCGTGACGCCGACGAACAGCAGGGTGAGTTGAAAACCTCGTTGTGCCAAAACTGGTAGCGCTTCGCTTTTGCGGAGCCAGTACAAGAAGCAGAGATAAGGGATCAGAGATAACGCAAACAGAGGAGCTGGATCGAACTCCATGGTTTAAGCCGTTTTTGGGGGTAAAAGTTTCCAGGCTGCAAAGGCCAATGTGCAATTGCCGATCAATGTGAACCACGCTTGCAACGTCACCAAACCTCTTAGAGATTCAGCGTTATCGAACAAATGCCACGTACAAGCCGCCATGGCACTGACGAGGGCAGGAAGCATGGCAAGTGCCATTCCGTTCAGCCCACGACGCTGCATCAAAACAATCGCTAGCGACCATTCGATCACTGATGCGACGTGGATCCACCAAGTTCCGAGAGACAAAGAGTGCATGTGTCCATTTTAGAAATCCGAAGCGACGGATAATGGGGGCAACGTTCGGGAAGACGCCGATGCCCCGATCTGGACCGGCCTCGTTGCTGCTTTGTGGGTATTACGGCGAGCACAACTTGGGGGATGACGCTCTTCTTCAGGTTCTTTTGCAGGGTCTGCCAGGTTCTTCCTCATTGATGATCACCGCCCACGATCAAGCGGAGGTGCAGGGGATGGCGCCTTTGGCTTGCATCGTCAATCGGCGATCGCTACGCGCCAGCTTGATCGCTGTTTTGCAAGCGGATGTTCTGATTCTTGGTGGCGGCAGTCTTCTACAAGACAGCACTAGCTTTCGAAGCCTGATTTATTACTTGCTCCTCATTGCGCTCGCGCGGTTGCGTCGTCGCCGCGTTGTGCTTTGGGGTCAAGGCCTAGGCCCATTACGTCGATCCATGAGTCGCTGGCTTGTGCGTTGTGCACTGCCGTTTTGTACTGCTGCGAGTTGGAGGGATCAAGCCTCGCTTCGGCTGGCTCAAGCCTGGGCGCCGAACCTACCGATGTGTATGGCTGCCGACCCGGTGTGGCAGATGCCAAGTCAACCCTGGGTTGGAGGAGGAGACATCGTGCTCAGTTGGCGACCGACTGATCTGTTGGATGGTCCCCGTTGGCAACGTCTTCTCCACGCCCTGGATTCAGTGGCAGCAAGCCTTGATGTGTCTGTGTGTTGGATGGCTTTTCATCAGCATCAAGATGGCCCGTTGCTTGACGCTCTTGTTGCACAAAAGCTTGTGCCCGCAAAATTGTTGGCTCGAAGCACAACCGTGATTCCACGCTCGTTGGATCATGTCTTTGAACTCGTCTCCACAGCGCGGCTCGTGCTGCCAATGCGACTTCACGCTTTGATTTTGGCCAGGCTTGTTGGTTGTCCGATGGCTGCGTTGAGCTACGACCCAAAGGTGGACGCTGCTGCTGAGATGGCGCAGGTCCCTTGTACACGGCTAAACGACTTGCCATCCACTGATCACCTGGCTGCTCAGTGGATGGCTGAAGCTGATCAGGAAGCTGATCGGGCGGTGATTCAACGGATTCAGTCCGACGCTTCAGCGCATGGGGAACTTCTCAGGCGTTGGATTAATCCAAACGCTGTTGGTTAATCATCTATCCGTTGGCCAGTTTGATCATCGAAAAGGTGTTCAGACGTTTTGAGCCAACTGATCTGGGGATTGTCTCCAATCTGTTGGTCGCCAGGGCAAACCAAACGGAGCTGCCCTCGTGCGCAACGAATCAAGAGCAGTTGACTCGCTCCATGCCATTCACGGCTCTCGACTTCGCAAGGGATTCCATTGGGATCGAGCCGAAGATCCTCTGGACGGATACCCAGCGTTCGACCCTGACCAGCGCTGAGCATGTTCATCTGGGGACGCCCGATGAATTGAGCCACAAAGCTGGTGGCGGGGTGGTGATACAACTCCCTGGGTGTGCCGATTTGTTCAATTCGTCCGTGGCGCATTACCGCAATTCGGTCGGCCAGTGCCATGGCCTCTTGTTGGTCATGGGTGACATACACCACAGGTTGCGACCCGCCAAGCATCAGGCGTTTTAGTTCAGGCCGTAGTTCTTCGCGCAACTGGGCATCGAGGTTGCTCATGGGCTCATCGAGCAAGTACACCAGGGGATCACGGAGTAGTGCGCGAGCTAAGGCGACGCGTTGCCGCTGACCCCCGGATAATTGCGCTGGCCTTTGGTGAGCCTGATGGGTGAGTTGCAGCACTTCCAAAATCGTTTTAATGCGCTGATCACGCCCTGCTCCATGGCTGCCGCGCATCCGCAGTCCCAGTTCCAAGTTTTCGCGAACACTGAGGTGGGGGAAGAGGGCATAGCTCTGAAACACCATGCCAATCCTGCGGTCTTCCGCGGGGATGTTGTTCATCTCAGCGCCATTAATGCTGATCGAGCCGCTGTCGGGTTGATCGAGCCCCGCAATCAAGCGGAGAGCCGTGCTTTTGCCACAACCGCTTGGTCCTAACAATGCGACGCACTCACCATCGCCAACGTTGAGGTCGAGGTTGTGGAGGATGGTTCGACTACCAAAATTTTTGGAAATTCCTTTGAGGCTGAGTGTCATCCCTTAATCGCTCCATTGGTGAGTCCACTCACGATTTGGCGCTGGAACAACAACACAAGCAACAACAGTGGAATCGCTCCGAGCACTGTGGCAGCGGCATAGGCCCCATACGGAATGGAGTAAATCGATGATCCTGCGATCCGCGCCATCGCGACTGGAAGCGTGAGTAGATCACTGCGGCTCAGCCAAGTGAGTGCAATGGGATATTCATTCCAAGCAAAGAGAAAAACAAGGATCGCTGTGCTGGCTGAGGCCGGCGCGATCAGCGGCAACATCACCCATCGCAGTCTTTGCCGCAGGCTGAGGCCCTCGAGCCTGGCTGCATCATCAAGATCCTTGGGTAACCCTTCGAAGGCTGCTGTGAGCAGGAGAAGTGCGAGGGGCATGGCCAGCGCGCTGTACGGCAGAGAAAGGGCGAACAGGCTGTTGCCGAGATGAAAGTTGCGCGCCAATTCAAGAAGGGCCAAAAACAGCAGTACGTAAGGAAAAAGAGCAGCCGCCATTACGCCACTTCTGATGCCTCGCCGCCATCGCCGCGGTAGTTGGGCCAAAACGTAGGCAGCAGGCACAGCCAAAACCAGGGTGAGAACTGTTGAAACGCCAGCGACAACGGTGCTATTTAGTAGATATCGCCAAAACGGAGGATCGCTGGATAGG carries:
- the psaK gene encoding photosystem I reaction center subunit PsaK produces the protein MMGHRNLARMLLTHLFAITPATLTWSPKVALVMIVCNVIAIGIGKATIKHPNVGAQLPNAAFFGGMSHAALLGTTSLGHIIGIGAIQGLAARGVL
- a CDS encoding DUF3593 domain-containing protein gives rise to the protein MEFDPAPLFALSLIPYLCFLYWLRKSEALPVLAQRGFQLTLLFVGVTIVAAIVALRCCDAELVDIDVLHGGAEAFLTLANTVLVLGLVLDHKKRVNNS
- a CDS encoding DUF2499 domain-containing protein, with the protein product MHSLSLGTWWIHVASVIEWSLAIVLMQRRGLNGMALAMLPALVSAMAACTWHLFDNAESLRGLVTLQAWFTLIGNCTLAFAAWKLLPPKTA
- the csaB gene encoding polysaccharide pyruvyl transferase CsaB, with translation MPRSGPASLLLCGYYGEHNLGDDALLQVLLQGLPGSSSLMITAHDQAEVQGMAPLACIVNRRSLRASLIAVLQADVLILGGGSLLQDSTSFRSLIYYLLLIALARLRRRRVVLWGQGLGPLRRSMSRWLVRCALPFCTAASWRDQASLRLAQAWAPNLPMCMAADPVWQMPSQPWVGGGDIVLSWRPTDLLDGPRWQRLLHALDSVAASLDVSVCWMAFHQHQDGPLLDALVAQKLVPAKLLARSTTVIPRSLDHVFELVSTARLVLPMRLHALILARLVGCPMAALSYDPKVDAAAEMAQVPCTRLNDLPSTDHLAAQWMAEADQEADRAVIQRIQSDASAHGELLRRWINPNAVG
- a CDS encoding ABC transporter ATP-binding protein is translated as MTLSLKGISKNFGSRTILHNLDLNVGDGECVALLGPSGCGKSTALRLIAGLDQPDSGSISINGAEMNNIPAEDRRIGMVFQSYALFPHLSVRENLELGLRMRGSHGAGRDQRIKTILEVLQLTHQAHQRPAQLSGGQRQRVALARALLRDPLVYLLDEPMSNLDAQLREELRPELKRLMLGGSQPVVYVTHDQQEAMALADRIAVMRHGRIEQIGTPRELYHHPATSFVAQFIGRPQMNMLSAGQGRTLGIRPEDLRLDPNGIPCEVESREWHGASQLLLIRCARGQLRLVCPGDQQIGDNPQISWLKTSEHLFDDQTGQRIDD
- a CDS encoding carbohydrate ABC transporter permease, coding for MSIKRSWVTSRQALLITLLLIWSLAPMVWQLISSFTSSEALVNGAIPFQNRWTLIHYRELLSSDPPFWRYLLNSTVVAGVSTVLTLVLAVPAAYVLAQLPRRWRRGIRSGVMAAALFPYVLLFLALLELARNFHLGNSLFALSLPYSALAMPLALLLLTAAFEGLPKDLDDAARLEGLSLRQRLRWVMLPLIAPASASTAILVFLFAWNEYPIALTWLSRSDLLTLPVAMARIAGSSIYSIPYGAYAAATVLGAIPLLLLVLLFQRQIVSGLTNGAIKG